TTCCCTTGACCGCTCTGGTGGAACACTAATCCACTCTGATCGGACACTAATCTTTGGTGTTTCGAGATGTGGGGTATAAAAAGGCTTCCAAGCCCGACGGAAGAGACGATTTCGCCGGGCTTGGAAGCCCAGCGTACGCTTCGAAAGACATCAGCTACGGCCAGCTCGGCTTGCGTTTTTCAAGGAACGCGGAAACACCCTCGGCGGCCGATTCGGTCGTGCAAGCCGAGGCACTGTCGGCCGCCGCTGCTGAAATCTGAGTCAGCAACGCTTCGCCGACGCTTTCGTTCAGCAATCGTTTGGACGCTTGCACCGCTTCGGCGGGACCTTCACTGCACCGAGCCGCCCATTCGCTTGCCACCACCCAAACTTGGTCGGAAGTCACCGGCGATTGGCACAGCAGGTTCAAACGCTGGGCCTCATCCGCGTCGATGGTCTCTCCCGCCAAAGTCAGCCTGGCAGCCGAGGCCGCACCAATCCGAAATGAAAGCAACGCGGTCGTCACGCCTCCGACCAAACCACGACGCGCCGCATCGGCGGCAAAGGTCGCTCGTTTGCTGGCCACGCACAAATCCGACGCCAGCATCAAAGCGAAACCGGCTCCGATCGCCGATCCATCGACGGCGGCGATGATCGGCTTGGGGAATCGCAGCATCTTCTCGCAGGTTTCCGAAACCGCTCGCCAATATTCGAACCATTGCTGCATCCGTTCCGATTCAGGCAAATCTGCGATCTGCTGAAAAACTTGCAGGTCGACTCCCGAGCAAAAATGATCGCCTCGCGATGACAGAACGACCGCCCGTGCTCGTTTTTCTTGGTGCACATCGCCGAGAGCTTCGTTGAGATCAAACAACAATCCGGGACTGAGAGCACCATGCTTTTCCGGCCGGTCAATCAAGATAGTTGCCACATTGTCGTGAATTCGAACATCCAAATGTTGCATGGGAAAAGCCTGCGGGGAGAAGCCAGTTGGGGAGACGTCGTACGGATCGATTCAATCCAGCAACGACAATTGTTCGGGAGATTGTGGAGGGCGAGGCAGGGTGAAGTCCACACCCGGCATGGCACCGGCCAATTTCGCTAGCAACAATTCGGCAAACTGCGGTGCCAAGCGATCATCAGGCGTGTGCGTGAACACGATCGGTCGCAAACCCGTCTCCAGCCAACCAATCAAGATCGGCAACCACTGATCCAAGAATGTATCGGCAAGCTCGACCCGATTGCGTCCCACGATTCGCAATATTGGCCGCTGGGCCGTGACCGTTTGTCGGACTGGCGTTCGCGGCTTCCTCGCCTGCGACTTTTCTTCAATCGCATCTTCAGGCGGTGATTGAAACAGAGGGCGGCTATCAAACGTGACCTTGTCGATCTGAAGGTCTCGCAGCAGATCGTTCACGCGAGCTTCGTTGTCCGCGGAGTCGAACCAATCGTGATGCCGCAACTCAACTGCCCAAGGCAACTCACGTGGCAAACGGCGAAGAAACCGGGCCAGCACGGGCAATCGATCGGGACCAAAGTTCGGCCCGAGCTGCAAAAACGTCGGGCCCAAACGGTCGGCTTTCGCAATCACTCGCAACCGAGCCAGAAACTCTCGCACCTCGTCGTCGCAGTGCTGGAGCATGCTGTCGTGCGAAACCTGCTTCGGAAATTTGAAGCAAAACTCGAACCCGTCGGCGGCTTGCTCAGCCCATCCGCGGAACGTGGACTCACCGGGAACCGCATAAAACGTGCTGTTTCCCTCGACGGTGTTGAAAGTCCGTGTGTACCACGCAAGCCAGTCCTTTCGCGGCGTTTTGGACGGATAGACCACGCCAGCCCAACCATCGCAGGACCAAACTGGAGTACCGATCGAAACCGGCCACGAAGGAGACGAATGAGTTTCGTGAGATTGTTTCACGCGGCGAATATTCCGGCGACGCGGTGCAAGATGAGTGAGAAAAAAGAGGGAACCACAGTAGAGCAATCGTCCGGCAACCTTGCTGCTTTCCATGTGAAATCGGATTGCCACGACGAAGAAAACTGGGGAACATTTCGCAGCCAGACGAAAAGAGATCTTTCAGAAGCGACGCATTTCGCGAAACTTTGTCGTCGGCCTCGGGACTGGGGAGTGGTTGCAAACGCCCCGGAATGCCAACCGAATGCATTTCACCCGCAATTCGGCCTTGACAGGAATGGCTTAGCCGCCATACTTCGCCGCTTGCAAAAATCTCGGCCCAAGTTGCGTGCCGCGACACATCACCGTCCAATTGCATTGTTTTCATGCCAACGATCAATCAACTCGTCCGTAAAAACCGGAAGCAGAAAAAGAGCCAGAGCAAGTCGCCGGTTCTCGAGAAATGCCCTCAAAAACAGGGTGTTTGCCTGCAAGTCCGGACCATGACCCCCAAGAAGCCAAACTCGGCTTTGCGGAAGATCACCCGGGTTCGATTGAGCAACGGCAAAGAAGTCACCGTTTACATCCCCGGCGAAGGCCACAACCTGCAAGAGCACTCGATCGTACTCGTTCGCGGTGGTCGTGTTCGCGATTTGCCCGGTGTTCGATACCAAGTTGTCCGCGGTTCACGCGACGCATTGGGTGTTGACGGCCGCAAGCAATCCCGCAGCCGTTACGGAGCCAAGAAGTAAGGCCCAGCCCTTCACTTCTCGGCATCTGTCGTTTCCAAATCATTCACTTCCCTTCGTAGCTCGATCAGACATTCATGGGACGCATCACTTCCAGCCGCTCGCAACTCATCGGCGACCCGCGGCACCACTCGTTGCTGGCTAGCAAATTCATCAACTGCTTGATGCTGGACGGAAAGAAGACCACCGCACAGCGAGTCTTCTACGATGCCCTGGAAGAGATCGGCAAACGCCACGAAGGTGAAGAGACTCCTATCGAAGTCTTCGAAGCGGCCTTGGAAAACATCAAGCCATACATCGAAGTTCGCAGCAAGCGAGTCGGTGGTGCTAGCTACCAAGTCCCAATGCAGGTCAACAAAGCTCGCCAACAAAGTCTCGCGATCCGCTGGATCCTGGCTGCCGTTCGCGACAAAAAGGGCCGCCCAATGGCCTTGAAACTGGCCGACGAATTGCTGGCTGGCTTCAAGAAGGAAGGCGCCGCCTACACCAAACGCGAAAACACGCACCGCATGGCTGACGCCAACAAGGCATTCGCTCACTTCGCATGGTGATCCGCCGCGAACGACTGAATTGATTTTCAGCCGCTACGCGCGATGCCCTCTAACGTTCACAATTGGTCGCGATTCGGTTCTGCCGGATCGCGATTTTTCTTTGCGCACCCGCCCCAAAACGCTTCCCAACGCACCGACCCGCCATGGCCGCCGACATATCCAAGATTCGCAACATCGGGATCATCGCCCACATCGACGCTGGCAAAACCACCGTCACCGAGCGAATGCTCTACCTCAGCGGCGCAAAACACCGAGTTGGACGAGTCGACCACGGCACCACCGACACCGACGATGACCCCGAAGAACAAGAACGCGGCATCACGATCTTCAGCGCCTGTGTGAAGTACGGCTGGGGCGACTACAACATCAACCTGCTGGACACCCCCGGCCACGTTGACTTCACCGCCGAAGTCGAACGCTGCCTCCGAGTCCTCGACGGAGCGGTCGTGGTGTTCTCCGCACGCGAAGGCGTCGAGGCCCAAAGCGAAACCGTGTGGCGACAAGCTGATCGCTATGAGGTCCCTCGTATCGTGTTCATCAACAAGATGGATCGCGAAGGCGCAAGCTTCGAGACCGTCTTCAACGACATCGGACCTCGACTGGGCGGCCGACCAGTCGCGGTCGAACTTCCGGTCGGTGAAGGCCCCGCGCACGTCGACAACCCGTTCCGCGGCGTGATTGACCTGGTCAACATGAAACTCTTGCAATTCGACCCAGAAACGGAAGGCAAGCAAGTCACCGAGACCGATCTACCGGAGGAACTGGCCGACGACGCCGCGATCTGGCGAGAGCAGATGCTGGAAGCGGTCTACGAGATCAGCGAAGACGCAATGACACTGGCGATGGAAGACAAGGAAATCCCTCGCGATGTGATCCTGGCAGCTCTGCGAAAAGGCTGCCTCGACCGCACCATCCAACCCGTCTTCTGCGGCTCCGCTCTCCACGGAATCGGCGTGCAGCCACTGATGACCGGCGTCGGAAACTTTCTCCCCAGCCCGCTGGATCGCCCAGCGGTCGAAGGCCACGACCCAAAGAAACCCGACAAAACACTCTCCCGAAACCCAGACCCGAAAGAGCCATTCTGCGGCCTCGTTTTCAAGATTTTGCCCGCGAAAACGGGCGACAATTATTGGATCCGGATCTACAGCGGCGAGCTAAAACAAAACTCTCGCGTGCAGTGCCCCAACCGAGACAAAAAGGAGAATGTCGCCCAAATTTGGCAAATCCACGCCTCGAAAAAGGAACGCGACGGGCAAGTCGATTCCGTCGGCGCCGGCGATATCTGCTGCGTGATCGGACCGCGATTCGCCATCACCGGCGACACGGTTTGCGACACTAAAGAAGCGATCGAACTGCCCAGCATCAAATTCGCCGAAACAGTGCTCTCGATGGCGATCGAACCAGAAAGCACGGCAGACCGAAAGAAGCTGGAAGAAACCCTCGACATGCTCCGCCGCCAAGACCCGACGTTCCGGGCGGTCGACAACGAAGAGATCGGCCAGACGATCATCAGCGGCATGGGCGAACTGCACCTCGAAGTCATCCAGCACCGCCTGACTCGCGACTTTGGACTGAACGTCAAGTTCTACAAGCCTCGCGTGAACTACCGCGAAACCATCGGCGGCAACGCCGAACTGGTCGGCCAATGCAACCGCGTGGTTGGCTCGACGCAGATGTTTGCTCGGCTGAAAGTGAAGATCAGCCCAACCGAAAACCCGTCTGACCCCGTCGTTGTGTTCGACCGACTTTCGCCTGATGCCGGCCTCCCCAATGCGATCCGAAGTGCGGCCATCGACGAACTTCGCGACCGAGCGGAAGGCGGCGGCATGATCGCCGGATTCCCGCTATCCGGCGTCCGAATCGATGTCCTGGACGCGGAAATGGCTGAAGAAGGCAGCGATGAAGTCGCATTCCGAATTGCCGCTGGCGATGCATTCGAAAGCGGCCTGCAAGCCGCCGGCCCCGTGCTCCTCGAACCCGTCATGCGAGTCGAGGTCACCACACCGGAAGACTACATGGGCGAGATCGTGGGCGACCTTCAACAACGCCGCGCGATCATTGCGTCGACCGAAAGCCGCGGGGCCATGACCGTGATCACAGCTCACGCTCCACTGAAAGAAATGTTCGGCTACTCAGGAGCGGTTCGCAGCCTTAGCCAAGGCCGAGCCGGAAGCAGCATGGAACCCTACGGCTACCAAGCGGCACCCAAAGAAGACGCCGATAGCTTCCAGTACTAGGAACGCCTCCCGCACGAAGAACACCTAGTCAATCACGAAGCCTGGACCTGCGTCGGGGCGATGACCATCGCGTCACCTTCACTCCCTGACCAAGCTGGCAATTGGACCTGCGAAGCCTGCCAACCGGCGTGCACAACCTTGCCCTCCGTTGCCCCAGCAGACTCGCCCACCCAGCGCACCCGAGCCGAAGACGCGGCCGCGTCGACCGGAATCGATTGCCCCTCAGCCGCTTCAACCAATGGCTTGATCACCAACAATCGATCCAGCGTTTGACGACACTGCTTCAAACAGGGCCGGGCCGCGGCACCAACCTGGTCGTCGCCGTACTGATCCAAATCCTCGTGGATCAAATCCACCAAACGAGCGTCCCGCTGAAGCGCGGCCAGCAGCGTGACCGCGTCGCTCTGCAGCGACTTCGGCTTGACCGGCTCCGCCGGCTTCTGCTCCGCAATTACGGGCGAAAAAGTGACTGAATTCGGCGTGACCGGATCAGTTCCATCGAGCGCCAACGCCACTCGCTCGGCGACCCGAGGATCAAACATTGCCCGCCAAAACGCTCTCAGAGCCAAACCCAAACGCATCTCGATGTCACCTCAAGAACCAATCACAGCCACGGAAAAGCCAACCAAACAGGCTGACCTCCCACCAGAACAAACTCAAAGACACGAACGACTAAGTCGCTGAAGAAGCAACCGACCCCAGATCAGCTTCCTTGGATGCCAAACACTTGCCGATTTGACGAACCGCTTGCCGCAGCCGATGCTCGTTCTCAACCAACGACATCCGCAAATAACCCTCACCCGCAGCACCAAAACCGCTCCCCGGACTGACCGCGACATTGCCTTCTTCAAGCAACATCATGGCGAAATCCATCGTGCTCATCTGGCTCTTCCAAGGCTCTGGCACCTCCGCCCAAACAAACATCCCAGCCTTCGGCGGATTGACATTCCAACCCAATCGACGCAGACCGCTTACCAACACATCACGCCGGCCCTGGTAGACCTCCGACTGCTTCAAAACGGTCGCTTCCGTTTCGCGAAGCGCGACGATCGCGGCAATTTGAATTGCCTGGAACATGCCGTAGTCGTAGTAGCCCTTGATCGTGCCCAAACCGCGAACCATATCCGCGTTTCCGGCACAGAATCCAACACGCCAACCGGCCATGTTGTACCCCTTGCTCATCGTCGTGAACTCGACACCCACATCCTTGGCACCGGGAGCTGACAGGAAGCTCGGCGGAACATAGCCATCAAAGGCGACATCGGCGTAAGCAAAGTCGTGAATCACCATCAGGCCATACTTCTTGGCCAAACGAACCACCTCGACAAAGAAGTCCGCCTCGATCACAGCCGACGATGGATTGTGCGGGTAATTAACGATCAAAACCTTCGGACGAGGCGTCAAATTCTCGCAGGTGTAAGCCACATTGCTCAGGAACTTGTCCGGATCTGCGACATCCAGCGCGACCACGTTGCCAGACGCCAAAATCACTCCGTACATATGAACCGGGAAGTAGGGCGAAGGAATGATCGCCGTGTCGCCGGGCCCCATCAGAGCCAAACACATATGCGAGAACCCCTCTTTGCTTCCCAAGCAAGCGATGATCTCGCCCTCAGGATCCAAACGCACGCCATATTTGCGGTGATATTTGCTGGCGACTTCGCGACGCAGGTTCGTGATCCCGTTCGACTTGCTGTAACCGTGATTGCCAATGTCAGCAGCGGCGTCATTCAGCTTTTGAACAACCACTGGATCCGGCGGATCCGATGGATTCCCCATCCCCAGATCAATCACATCGTCCCCGGCACGCCGCTTCTGATACAGCAAATTGTTGATGCGGCCGAACATATAAGGCGGCAAACGGTCGACCCGCGAGGCCATCTTCACTTCGAATTCCGCTGGCTCAGGATCCGTCGTGGGCGAATCAATTGCAGGTGCGTCGATGTTGGGCGTGTCGGGATTAAAGGTGTCACTCATTTTGACGCCGAGGTGAAAATTGCCAGGAAACAAACGAAATCGGCCAGCCCCTTCGAGACCGGCCCGAGCCGCATTCTCACACGCACCCGCCACATTCGTGTAGGGGGAATCAAACTTTTGGCCCGAAATTTCAATCGAACTGCAATCGAACCAGCCATTCGGCCGCGCTGAGAACACCGATGAACACGACACCGAACCCCATCCACCAGTTCGCTTTGCCCGACGAACTCCGGCCGAACCACGCCACCCTCACGGCAACGACCACCAACGCCAAAACAAATAACCCCAGCAGCATCCCAGCAAAACTCGCCTGGGCAGAAGCAACCAAATCACCACGAGTCAACCAACTCCAAGAAGTCGTCATCCCACACGCTGGACACCGAATCCCAAACAACATCCGCATCGAACACGGCGGCAAACCCAACTGCTGATGCGTCCCCAATCCCGCTGAAGCCGGCGACAAAGAACGAGCCACACCCAGCAACCCTCCGCCGACCAACGCACCCGTGATCATCAGCAAACGAAACCACCAAGCACACCGATTCGCGGACAAACCAACCGGCGCGGGCACCGACTGCCTTCCCAAATCCCCCGCTTTGACTCCACTCGAGAGCGAAGCCGAACCCTCTTCCACAGAACCCACCAAACGAACACCTACACGCACAAAACAATCCAAGAACAAAAACCAAAACAGCCCGCTCAACCCAACCTGCCTCGACGAATCAAAACAAGCCAACCAACACCGACTCAAGGCCACGATCAATCGCGTCGATGACCATTGCCTTGGCGAATCCAATTCTCCAAAGACAGAGTGCTTCACGGAGACGTTCTCAGGCTTCCTAGCACGAATTGAACCTTCGCTCACCAATGCCAAGGTCAATCCCGGCAAAATCAACGGCTTTTTTTAATCAATTGTTCAAAAGCCGTTGACGCTCAAAGACGCCAACCGTACATTCTCGCCTCCCCACAGCAAAGTTGCCGTGAGGAATGGACTCGTTTCTCGTTCCCGACTTGGAAGTAAGCAGTGTCAACCGGCCCCAGCGAAGTCATCCGCATTCGAATGGAAGCGTACGACCATGCCGTGCTGGACCAGAGTGCCCGCGACATTGTCGACACAGTCAAAGCGACAGCCAGCATTGTGCATGGCCCCATCCCTTTGCCAACCCGAATCGAGCGATACACGGTCCTGTCGAGCCCCTTCGTCAACAAGAAGGCTCGTCAACAATATGAAATCCGAACGCACAAGCGTTTGGTGGACATCGTTCAGGCATCCGCCAAGACGATCGAAGCACTCAACAAGCTAAGCCTGCCGGCTGGTGTCGATATCAAGATCAAGGCGTCCGCCCGCTGATCGGTCGACAATCGCACTCCGCAACCCCGGCATTCAACTGACAAAGAGCCCTCACTGATTGAGCTGACGCGAATCACTTCGCCGGCAACATCAGTCTTCAAACGGCCTCCCAGTCAGAACAAGATCGGACCCCACGGCGACAAGCCACCTCAGAGGGGACCGACTCAAGTTAACCCCATCACACACACGAATTGGTCACGGTTTTCCGCATGGACGGAAGTCGCGACGAAATCACTTGGGCTCGGCGTCCGCCGACCACCTGAGCCGATCGTCACGAAAGTCTCGGAACTCCTATCGAATCGCACATCGCTCGCTGACCGCGAGCAGGAACTGTTATGTCACCATCTATCCTTGGCCGTAAAATCGGGATGACTCAGATCTTCCTGGAAGACGGAACCGCTGTTCCCGTCACGGTCGTGCAAGCTGGCCCTTGCCACGTGCTGCAAGTACGCAGCAAAGATCGCGACGGCTACGAAGCTGTTCAAATGGGTTTCGAAGACAAGCCACGCCGCTTGGCAAAACGCAGTGAGCGTGGCCAGGTTGCCACCATCGAGAGCAAACGCTCCAAGAAGCGTTCTGCCGCTGGTATCGAAGCCCCGACCAAAGCAGATTGTGAACCACAGCGATTCGTTCGCGAATTCCGCGGACCATCCGAAGCAAACGTCGGCGACACCCTTACCGTTGAACAGTTCAACGATGTCAAAAAGGTTGATGTCACCGGAAACAGCAAAGGCCGCGGATTCGCGGGTGTCATGAAACGACACAACTTCGCTGGACAACGTGCCACCCACGGTGTCAAGAAGTGTCACCGTCACGCCGGTGGTACCGGGATGAGTGCATCGCCGAGCCGCACGTTCAAAGGCAAGCGAATGGCTGGCCAGTACGGCAACGCCAAAGTCACCACCCGCAACCTTGAAGTCGTTCGCGTCGACGCAGAAAACAACCTGCTGATGATTCGCGGTGCGGTTCCTGGACCTAACGGCGGCTTTGTCTCGATTCGTCAAACCAACAAAGTCGGCTGAGGAATACAATCATGGCAAACCTACCTATCCTCGACGCATCCGGCAAAGAAGTCGGCCAGTACGAGATCGACACCGAACAAATCGCCAACCGAGTCAGCAAACAATTGCTGCACGACGTGGTGGTCATGTACCAAGCCAATAAACGCCAAGGTTCGCACAACACACGAACCCGCGGCCAAGTCAGCGGTACGAACAAAAAAATGTATCGCCAAAAAGGCACGGGCAACGCTCGTGCCGGCTCCAAGCGAACCAATGTTCGCCGTGGTGGTGGCGTTGCACGAACGGTCAAACCTCGCGACTACAGCTACCGACTGCCAAAGAAGGCGATCAAGACCGCCACTCGCATGGCGATCCGATCACGCATCGACGATGGCGAAATCGTAGTCATCAACGAACTGAAGCTGGACGCACCAAAGACCAGCCAAATCGCCCAGATCCTGAAGAACCTCGGACTGGCCGACACAACCACGCTGATCGCGACCGCCGGTGACGACCAAATCATCTACAAGAGCGGTCGCAACATCAGCGGCGTGACGGTTGAACCCGTTCGCCAACTGAACGCACTGACTCTGCTGACTCCGAAACGAGTGCTCTTCACCCAAGAAGCACTGGACCGAGTCAAAGACGGCACATTCGCCGGTTCCACTCAGAACACCAACGAAGCGGAGGCAGCGGCCTGATATGTCTGCGATCCAACCACCCAAACCTGTTGAACGCAAGATCGAACTGGAACCCCACCAGGTCTTGCTGAAACCACTCGTGACCGAAAAAGGCGTGCACCGCGCGACACGGAACAACCAATACGCGTTCCAAATTCACCGCGACGCCACCAAACTGGACGTCAAAAAGGCTGTTGAACATTTGTTCGACGTCAAGGTCCTCAAAGTCCGCACCCAAACCCGCAAAGGGAAAGCTCGCCGGTTCAAGTACAAGATTGGACGAACCAGCGATTGGAAGAAGGCGATTGTCTCGCTGCACGAAGATCATCGGATCGACTTCTTCTAAGACACTGTGACGAGCCGCAGGTTCACCAACGCTCGAACATCAATCTCAACCAAATACTTTTCCGCACAGAAACAGCTCGCAAGATAAAGCGATACTCATGGGCATCCGAATCTACAAGCCGACCAGCGCCGGCCGACGCAACGCGTCGGTCAGCGACTTCAAGGAACTGACGCCTGGCTACACGCCAGAACGTTCCTTGCTGCGTCCAAAGACCAAAACCGGCGGACGGAACAACCAGGGCAAAATCACTTCGCGTCACCGTGGTGGCGGACACAAGCAAAAATATCGCGTCATTGACTTCCGTCGCGTCAAAGACGGTCTCGTTGCAACGGTCGACTCGGTTCAGTACGACCCGAACCGCACCGCACGCATCGCATTGCTGAAGTACCCCGACGGCGAAAAGCATTACGTCATTGCTCCTTCGGGAGTTGCCGCGGGCGACAAACTACAAAACGGACCAGAAGCACCTCCAGTTGTTGGCAACTGCCTTCCACTGAAAAACATTCCGTTGGGAACCTCGGTTTGCTGCATTGAAATGCGTGCTGGCCGCGGTGCTGTGATGTGCCGCTCAGCTGGCACACAAGCAACACTTCAAGCCCGCGAAGCAGACTGGGCTCAGTTGTTGCTTCCTTCCGGTGAAGTTCGTCGAGTGCCAAGTGCTTGCCGAGCAACCATTGGACAAGTCGGCAACAGCGATCACATGAACGTTGTTCTTGGCAAAGCGGGTCGCTCACGTTGGCTCGGTCGTCGACCTCA
The nucleotide sequence above comes from Rhodopirellula bahusiensis. Encoded proteins:
- the rplC gene encoding 50S ribosomal protein L3, which codes for MSPSILGRKIGMTQIFLEDGTAVPVTVVQAGPCHVLQVRSKDRDGYEAVQMGFEDKPRRLAKRSERGQVATIESKRSKKRSAAGIEAPTKADCEPQRFVREFRGPSEANVGDTLTVEQFNDVKKVDVTGNSKGRGFAGVMKRHNFAGQRATHGVKKCHRHAGGTGMSASPSRTFKGKRMAGQYGNAKVTTRNLEVVRVDAENNLLMIRGAVPGPNGGFVSIRQTNKVG
- the rplD gene encoding 50S ribosomal protein L4; its protein translation is MANLPILDASGKEVGQYEIDTEQIANRVSKQLLHDVVVMYQANKRQGSHNTRTRGQVSGTNKKMYRQKGTGNARAGSKRTNVRRGGGVARTVKPRDYSYRLPKKAIKTATRMAIRSRIDDGEIVVINELKLDAPKTSQIAQILKNLGLADTTTLIATAGDDQIIYKSGRNISGVTVEPVRQLNALTLLTPKRVLFTQEALDRVKDGTFAGSTQNTNEAEAAA
- a CDS encoding DUF72 domain-containing protein, with the translated sequence MKQSHETHSSPSWPVSIGTPVWSCDGWAGVVYPSKTPRKDWLAWYTRTFNTVEGNSTFYAVPGESTFRGWAEQAADGFEFCFKFPKQVSHDSMLQHCDDEVREFLARLRVIAKADRLGPTFLQLGPNFGPDRLPVLARFLRRLPRELPWAVELRHHDWFDSADNEARVNDLLRDLQIDKVTFDSRPLFQSPPEDAIEEKSQARKPRTPVRQTVTAQRPILRIVGRNRVELADTFLDQWLPILIGWLETGLRPIVFTHTPDDRLAPQFAELLLAKLAGAMPGVDFTLPRPPQSPEQLSLLD
- the rpsJ gene encoding 30S ribosomal protein S10 → MSTGPSEVIRIRMEAYDHAVLDQSARDIVDTVKATASIVHGPIPLPTRIERYTVLSSPFVNKKARQQYEIRTHKRLVDIVQASAKTIEALNKLSLPAGVDIKIKASAR
- a CDS encoding DUF2752 domain-containing protein, with translation MRVGVRLVGSVEEGSASLSSGVKAGDLGRQSVPAPVGLSANRCAWWFRLLMITGALVGGGLLGVARSLSPASAGLGTHQQLGLPPCSMRMLFGIRCPACGMTTSWSWLTRGDLVASAQASFAGMLLGLFVLALVVVAVRVAWFGRSSSGKANWWMGFGVVFIGVLSAAEWLVRLQFD
- the rplB gene encoding 50S ribosomal protein L2; translated protein: MGIRIYKPTSAGRRNASVSDFKELTPGYTPERSLLRPKTKTGGRNNQGKITSRHRGGGHKQKYRVIDFRRVKDGLVATVDSVQYDPNRTARIALLKYPDGEKHYVIAPSGVAAGDKLQNGPEAPPVVGNCLPLKNIPLGTSVCCIEMRAGRGAVMCRSAGTQATLQAREADWAQLLLPSGEVRRVPSACRATIGQVGNSDHMNVVLGKAGRSRWLGRRPHVRGTAMNPIDHPHGGGEGRTKGGRHPVSPSGKSAKGGRTRQKRKPSNSSIVRRRKSRRYGQLKLHK
- the fusA gene encoding elongation factor G, yielding MVAIRFCRIAIFLCAPAPKRFPTHRPAMAADISKIRNIGIIAHIDAGKTTVTERMLYLSGAKHRVGRVDHGTTDTDDDPEEQERGITIFSACVKYGWGDYNINLLDTPGHVDFTAEVERCLRVLDGAVVVFSAREGVEAQSETVWRQADRYEVPRIVFINKMDREGASFETVFNDIGPRLGGRPVAVELPVGEGPAHVDNPFRGVIDLVNMKLLQFDPETEGKQVTETDLPEELADDAAIWREQMLEAVYEISEDAMTLAMEDKEIPRDVILAALRKGCLDRTIQPVFCGSALHGIGVQPLMTGVGNFLPSPLDRPAVEGHDPKKPDKTLSRNPDPKEPFCGLVFKILPAKTGDNYWIRIYSGELKQNSRVQCPNRDKKENVAQIWQIHASKKERDGQVDSVGAGDICCVIGPRFAITGDTVCDTKEAIELPSIKFAETVLSMAIEPESTADRKKLEETLDMLRRQDPTFRAVDNEEIGQTIISGMGELHLEVIQHRLTRDFGLNVKFYKPRVNYRETIGGNAELVGQCNRVVGSTQMFARLKVKISPTENPSDPVVVFDRLSPDAGLPNAIRSAAIDELRDRAEGGGMIAGFPLSGVRIDVLDAEMAEEGSDEVAFRIAAGDAFESGLQAAGPVLLEPVMRVEVTTPEDYMGEIVGDLQQRRAIIASTESRGAMTVITAHAPLKEMFGYSGAVRSLSQGRAGSSMEPYGYQAAPKEDADSFQY
- the rplW gene encoding 50S ribosomal protein L23, translated to MSAIQPPKPVERKIELEPHQVLLKPLVTEKGVHRATRNNQYAFQIHRDATKLDVKKAVEHLFDVKVLKVRTQTRKGKARRFKYKIGRTSDWKKAIVSLHEDHRIDFF
- the rpsL gene encoding 30S ribosomal protein S12 is translated as MPTINQLVRKNRKQKKSQSKSPVLEKCPQKQGVCLQVRTMTPKKPNSALRKITRVRLSNGKEVTVYIPGEGHNLQEHSIVLVRGGRVRDLPGVRYQVVRGSRDALGVDGRKQSRSRYGAKK
- a CDS encoding aminotransferase class I/II-fold pyridoxal phosphate-dependent enzyme, with the protein product MSDTFNPDTPNIDAPAIDSPTTDPEPAEFEVKMASRVDRLPPYMFGRINNLLYQKRRAGDDVIDLGMGNPSDPPDPVVVQKLNDAAADIGNHGYSKSNGITNLRREVASKYHRKYGVRLDPEGEIIACLGSKEGFSHMCLALMGPGDTAIIPSPYFPVHMYGVILASGNVVALDVADPDKFLSNVAYTCENLTPRPKVLIVNYPHNPSSAVIEADFFVEVVRLAKKYGLMVIHDFAYADVAFDGYVPPSFLSAPGAKDVGVEFTTMSKGYNMAGWRVGFCAGNADMVRGLGTIKGYYDYGMFQAIQIAAIVALRETEATVLKQSEVYQGRRDVLVSGLRRLGWNVNPPKAGMFVWAEVPEPWKSQMSTMDFAMMLLEEGNVAVSPGSGFGAAGEGYLRMSLVENEHRLRQAVRQIGKCLASKEADLGSVASSAT
- the rpsG gene encoding 30S ribosomal protein S7, translated to MGRITSSRSQLIGDPRHHSLLASKFINCLMLDGKKTTAQRVFYDALEEIGKRHEGEETPIEVFEAALENIKPYIEVRSKRVGGASYQVPMQVNKARQQSLAIRWILAAVRDKKGRPMALKLADELLAGFKKEGAAYTKRENTHRMADANKAFAHFAW
- a CDS encoding DUF2760 domain-containing protein — encoded protein: MRLGLALRAFWRAMFDPRVAERVALALDGTDPVTPNSVTFSPVIAEQKPAEPVKPKSLQSDAVTLLAALQRDARLVDLIHEDLDQYGDDQVGAAARPCLKQCRQTLDRLLVIKPLVEAAEGQSIPVDAAASSARVRWVGESAGATEGKVVHAGWQASQVQLPAWSGSEGDAMVIAPTQVQAS
- a CDS encoding enoyl-CoA hydratase/isomerase family protein, encoding MQHLDVRIHDNVATILIDRPEKHGALSPGLLFDLNEALGDVHQEKRARAVVLSSRGDHFCSGVDLQVFQQIADLPESERMQQWFEYWRAVSETCEKMLRFPKPIIAAVDGSAIGAGFALMLASDLCVASKRATFAADAARRGLVGGVTTALLSFRIGAASAARLTLAGETIDADEAQRLNLLCQSPVTSDQVWVVASEWAARCSEGPAEAVQASKRLLNESVGEALLTQISAAAADSASACTTESAAEGVSAFLEKRKPSWP